The following are from one region of the Phycisphaerae bacterium genome:
- a CDS encoding GDSL family lipase yields MLFSARQKVLFIGDSITDTGRRNPETPMGTGYAAMTANLIDARCAELELTWYNRGIGGDNVQSLRSRWQDDCLDLDCDWVSILVGVNDAHAFVAGNQEYSPENYRRVYRELLDQVVSKTAGRLILWEPFYFVSRQTYDPRVAEVIDGYIQVVHELGREFQNRLVGVIRTQKLFAEATQQRWLDFWMPDGVHPTPPGHALMALEFLKLIGWQA; encoded by the coding sequence ATGCTCTTTTCAGCCAGGCAGAAAGTGCTCTTTATCGGCGACAGCATCACGGACACCGGACGGCGGAACCCCGAGACGCCAATGGGAACGGGCTACGCGGCGATGACCGCCAACCTGATCGACGCCCGCTGCGCGGAACTGGAGTTGACCTGGTACAATCGCGGGATCGGCGGCGACAACGTGCAGAGCCTCCGCAGCCGTTGGCAGGATGACTGCCTGGATTTGGACTGCGACTGGGTCTCGATCCTGGTCGGGGTCAATGACGCCCACGCTTTCGTCGCCGGCAATCAGGAATATTCGCCCGAGAATTACCGGCGGGTCTATCGCGAGCTTCTCGATCAGGTGGTGAGCAAGACAGCCGGGCGGCTGATCCTTTGGGAGCCGTTCTACTTCGTCTCGCGTCAGACTTACGATCCGAGGGTGGCGGAGGTGATCGACGGGTATATTCAGGTCGTCCACGAGTTGGGTCGGGAGTTTCAGAATCGTCTGGTCGGCGTGATCCGCACCCAGAAGCTCTTTGCCGAAGCGACACAACAGCGATGGCTGGACTTCTGGATGCCCGATGGCGTCCACCCGACGCCGCCCGGGCACGCCCTGATGGCTCTGGAGTTTCTCAAACTGATCGGATGGCAGGCGTGA
- the yacG gene encoding DNA gyrase inhibitor YacG produces MITYRCPNCAREVRVARKEDLPTRPFCCERCKMVDLSKWFNEEYRISDPLGIDVDQEDRQGG; encoded by the coding sequence ATGATCACATATCGCTGTCCGAACTGCGCCCGCGAGGTCAGGGTGGCCCGTAAGGAGGATCTGCCGACCCGGCCGTTCTGCTGCGAACGGTGCAAGATGGTGGACCTCTCCAAGTGGTTCAACGAGGAATACCGGATCTCGGACCCGCTGGGGATCGACGTGGACCAGGAGGATCGGCAGGGCGGCTAG
- the radA gene encoding DNA repair protein RadA — protein MAKKTSFFVCNNCGARQPKWVGRCPECGEWDSLTEQVSTYSTDLHRPTMPLEPTGPIRLAEAVEAGPSRTARIVSGFGELDRVLGGGLVPGQTVLLGGAPGIGKSTLMLHLAGMLGRSGQKVIYVTSEESVAQVAMRAERLGLDRAGIWIDAQTNLEIILNHIRDQKPAVVMIDSVQLIYKPGLSSAPGSVNQMRQCATELTWLAKSTGVSVLLVGHVTKRGMIAGPKILEHIVDVVLYFEGDRHHAYRVVRAAKNRFGSTNELGIFEMTEGGLKEVADPVGLFLHREYPLRPGRVTLAASEGSRILLVEVQALTSSSIPGVVKRKGTGVDSNRLSMILAVLERHAGLRLGSHDVYVNVVGGVRVTEPAADLALALSVAGAHTGKTLSDETVVFGELGLLGEIRPVNLGGQRVAEASRHGFGQIITAGAFKLDDDSGGKRNKAKIHCCYHLQDALKLLE, from the coding sequence GTGGCGAAAAAGACATCGTTTTTCGTCTGCAACAACTGTGGCGCACGTCAGCCCAAATGGGTGGGCCGCTGTCCCGAGTGCGGCGAGTGGGACAGCCTGACCGAGCAGGTCAGCACCTACTCGACGGACCTGCACCGCCCTACCATGCCGCTCGAGCCGACCGGTCCGATCCGACTGGCTGAGGCGGTGGAGGCCGGGCCAAGCCGGACGGCCCGGATCGTCAGCGGGTTCGGCGAACTGGACCGCGTGCTCGGCGGCGGCCTGGTGCCCGGCCAGACCGTGCTGTTGGGCGGCGCGCCGGGCATCGGCAAGTCCACCCTCATGCTGCATCTGGCGGGCATGCTCGGGCGAAGCGGACAGAAAGTCATCTACGTGACCAGCGAGGAGTCGGTGGCCCAGGTGGCGATGCGGGCCGAACGGCTTGGCCTCGATCGTGCCGGCATCTGGATCGACGCCCAGACCAACCTGGAGATCATCCTCAACCACATCCGCGACCAGAAACCCGCGGTGGTGATGATCGACTCGGTCCAGCTCATCTACAAACCGGGGCTCTCGTCGGCGCCGGGTTCGGTCAACCAGATGCGCCAGTGCGCGACGGAACTGACGTGGCTGGCCAAATCCACGGGCGTATCGGTGCTGCTGGTCGGCCACGTGACCAAACGCGGCATGATCGCCGGACCGAAGATCCTCGAACACATCGTGGACGTGGTGCTGTACTTCGAGGGTGACCGCCATCATGCCTATCGCGTGGTCCGGGCGGCCAAGAACCGGTTTGGCTCGACGAATGAGTTGGGCATCTTCGAGATGACCGAAGGCGGGCTGAAGGAAGTGGCCGATCCGGTGGGATTGTTCCTGCACCGGGAATACCCGCTGCGCCCCGGCCGGGTCACGCTGGCCGCCAGCGAGGGCAGCCGCATTCTGCTGGTCGAGGTCCAGGCCCTCACCTCATCGAGCATACCGGGCGTGGTCAAGCGCAAGGGCACCGGGGTCGACTCGAACCGGCTCTCGATGATCCTGGCCGTGCTGGAACGCCATGCCGGGTTGAGGCTTGGGAGCCACGACGTGTACGTCAACGTGGTGGGCGGTGTGCGGGTCACCGAGCCGGCGGCCGATCTGGCCCTGGCCCTGTCGGTGGCTGGGGCGCATACCGGAAAGACCCTCAGCGATGAGACGGTGGTCTTTGGCGAATTGGGGCTTTTGGGCGAGATCCGGCCGGTAAACCTGGGCGGCCAGCGGGTCGCGGAGGCCTCGCGGCACGGCTTCGGCCAGATCATCACCGCTGGCGCCTTCAAGCTCGACGACGACTCGGGCGGCAAACGCAACAAGGCCAAAATTCACTGCTGCTATCATTTGCAGGACGCACTGAAGCTGCTAGAATAG
- a CDS encoding cob(I)yrinic acid a,c-diamide adenosyltransferase yields the protein MKEYPSQGDAGRAERPGGQWTGKDDPWFRTVGALDELNSAVGWSRAACAGQKDLSARLLQLQRDIFAVGAVLGGWRPFESSELDTASLEADIQRMWDALPPVSGFVLPGGCELACRLHLARTICRRAERRLAALAAQVDPPVHPEIQAYMNRLSDWLFAAARWANHEAGVGDDCRHDAEGR from the coding sequence GTGAAGGAGTATCCCTCACAAGGCGACGCCGGACGCGCCGAGCGTCCGGGCGGGCAGTGGACGGGCAAGGACGATCCGTGGTTCCGGACCGTCGGTGCGCTTGACGAGCTCAACAGCGCCGTCGGATGGTCTCGCGCCGCCTGCGCGGGGCAGAAGGATCTGTCGGCCAGGCTCCTGCAGCTTCAGCGGGACATCTTTGCCGTGGGCGCGGTTCTGGGCGGTTGGAGGCCGTTCGAGTCGTCGGAGTTGGACACGGCGAGCCTGGAGGCCGACATCCAGCGGATGTGGGACGCTCTGCCGCCGGTGAGCGGTTTTGTGCTGCCCGGCGGCTGCGAGCTGGCCTGCCGCCTGCACCTGGCGCGGACGATCTGCCGTCGGGCCGAGCGGCGTCTGGCCGCCCTGGCGGCGCAGGTGGACCCTCCGGTGCATCCCGAGATTCAGGCCTACATGAACCGCCTGAGCGACTGGCTGTTTGCCGCCGCCCGCTGGGCCAATCACGAGGCGGGAGTCGGCGACGACTGCCGGCACGACGCCGAAGGCCGCTGA